A window of Procambarus clarkii isolate CNS0578487 chromosome 69, FALCON_Pclarkii_2.0, whole genome shotgun sequence contains these coding sequences:
- the LOC138355790 gene encoding uncharacterized protein gives MTALHMRLLIVGTMTPSKGCPRRTRRGRPQSRGSTVMQNSNLHSTGQQPTTTPGGLETKKEQAQEAGDHTPAHRGHPPQTIRQAQVKTNQGARRPPHVTRELTQRQRAGKRIHSPQPWQPRAADNLQQGRQAPHQQPRTTRKPPAADAPPPPPNGEPPRQEPPGPQSTPVEQTYHGQTKQGQKEHLPNPPQEPSEAPGQGEKAMMKPHAHLNRESPPPRKLREPQLEEHHSQPPHSPQHHTGNKCESGPDKKP, from the coding sequence ATGACGGCGCTTCACATGAGGCTGCTGATTGTTGGAACAATGACCCCCAGCAAGGGGTGCCCCAGAAGAACCCGACGCGGGCGCCCCCAAAGCCGAGGAAGCACGGTCATGCAGAACAGCAACCTCCACAGCACGGGGCAACAGCCCACCACCACGCCCGGGGGACTGGAGACAAAGAAGGAGCAGGCCCAGGAGGCAGGAGATCACACCCCAGCTCACAGGGGGCATCCACCACAGACGATACGGCAGGCGCAGGTGAAGACGAACCAGGGGGCGAGGAGACCTCCGCATGTGACGAGGGAGTTGACGCAGagacagagggcagggaagaggatTCACTCACCACAACCCTGGCAGCCCCGGGCAGCAGACAATCTTCAGCAGGGGAGgcaggcaccacaccaacagcCGAGGACCACACGGAAGCCTCCGGCCgcggatgcacctccgccaccaccgaatGGAGAACCCCCGAGGCAGGAACCCCCTGGTCCACAGAGCACACCGGTGGAGCAGACGTACCATGGCCAAACCAAACAGGGTCAGAAGGAGCACCTGCCGAACCCGCCGCAGGAACCATCCGAGGCACCCGGTCAGGGCGAGAAGGCGATGATGAAGCCCCACGCGCATCTAAACAGGGAAAGTCCCCCTCCAAGAAAACTGAGGGAGCCTCAGCTCGAGGAGCATCACAGCCAGCCGCCAcatagccctcagcaccacaccggaaacaagtgcgaGTCTGGCCCTGATAAAAAACCCTGA